Genomic segment of Panicum virgatum strain AP13 chromosome 9N, P.virgatum_v5, whole genome shotgun sequence:
GTATGCTCAATCGCCAATTAGAGGCTCGGAGCAGCGCGACGTATCGCTATCTGCTGATCAGCGATTAGCACATTTGGCTACCTGGGGATTCTTAGACATTGGGCCCCCTTCCATGCTGGGCCCCCGGCGGTCGCCTCCGCCGCATGGTGCCTGAGCCGACCCTGTGTAGTACTCGGTGCTGATCGATAATTGGGGTGCACATGATATACAGTGAGTGTTGGAGTATCCTAAGACAAAGGGGCAGTACTCTAGCTAGTTTATTTTTCTTGTATTTTTGTTCGTTTTGTTTTGTACATTTTCTTGTGATGCTGGGTGCAGAACTGCTGGATTTTCACCGGCCTCATCACTACTTAATCCTATGATCGTTTACAACTTACATCATCGATCTGGTAAAGTTCTCCACCAATTGCTTGGATAATGATTTCATGATCGAAGCTACGACATGGCAAATGGTATAGGGTGATTATGTTTACTTTCATATTAGTTATACTCCAATTCACAACTAGCAGGATGGAGCCTCGATTGAATTACTGAAACTATATGTTGAACCTCTTGATCCTTTAAGTTCCTTCTTTTGTTTGCAAAATGACGTCGATGGATGATACTATTACTAGCTAGATGGCATGCATGGATCCAAGGAAAGAACAAATTATATGCATGACATTTTATTTATGGTGGtcgtttcctttctttttccgtGGGGGTTCCAACACGGTTTCATTTACAATCATCCAATGCAAAGCTACACATATAATATTGAGCTTTCAATCTGGACAGGGGGTATGTTTCAGTCGCCCAAAGAGGCTAATAATTAATAACAGAATAATCATATATATCCACACCAAATTAAACATGCATGTACATATTGAATTGTCTTAATTAGTATCAAAGAACGAAGAAAAAGAAACTGAAGGCATCCTTTATATGCATGCCTTGGACGATTACCATCACTACTAGTAATAAGTGTTCAATATCGATGTATGTAAGGACAACAAGAGTACACAGCAAGAGACTGGCAttctttgtgtgtgtgtgtgtgtgtgtgtgtgtgtgtgtgtgtgtgtgtgtgtgtgtgtgtgtgtgtgtgtgtgtgtgtgtgtgtgtgatgatTAAGCAGAGAAGACTGCATATATGCTACTAGAAAACAATGGGATGCTTGCGTGTTGACGCAAACGCGTCTTGCATGTGGGTATCTATCTATAATATATGATATGCACGCACGCTCGTATCCATCGTCGATCGATCACAATTATTTATGTATGGGAAGGCAAGCAATGCAAAGGTTCAAAGAGCGTGCACGATGGCAAGACGATGGAGATTCATCCCATCACGTCACATTGAAAGAGAACAAAGATTGGTTTGTTCTTGTTCGTTTTGGCTGCTAGACAATTCATATTTCAAGTATACATACAGAACAAGTTCTCGTGGTGTGTGAGCTGTGCATGCCTCCAAACTGCCTCTCACGGGCCGGGACATCATCCCTTGGATATAGGAATTTCTCGTAGAGACATATGCATGCATGTCTGATGTGTCCATTATACAGTATTACTTATTTATAACATTGAAATACACATGTAGCGCAAATGCATCATCGATGCCGTCTAGCCAGATTGCTACTTTGTGACGTTTTCTCAAATTAACTTTGCAGTTCCATGCTAATATACGAAAGCTGCCGAACAGATGGTGTTCTGAGATTGAGGGTCACCTTGATTTTCGATTTCAATCTTCGTTATTAGTAACAGAACAAAGCGGGTGTTTGGTCTAGTGGTATGATTCTCGCTTCGGGTGCGACACGCATTTATTTTTtgcctttatttttttataaaaaaaatcagaatttGGCTAGGTCCCCTTAATTTTTCGGCAAGACTGGCAAACCTTTGGAAACACGTTCGTGCTGACCAACCGAGCCATAACTGTGTACCAGGTACAATTCTGCAAGAAAAGGAAGCAAAATTGCCATACATTCTCTCTACTCAACAAGCAGCCCACCAGAATCTCAGTTTTCGTAATACAGTACTCCGATTCCTAGATTGCATACATTCTACTTGTTACAACTAAAGTTACCACGCAATCTATCTACCCTCCAGATTGGCATTTCACTTGATCGCGCCAGGTGCTTTATCTAATCAATCAGCAGCACAGACAGCAAAATCGCTGCATATCATTTTTAACCCAACTGCCATTTCTTCAGAACCAGTTCGAGTAGTCAAAGTCTCGGAGCTTCCTGAAATGCTTCTCCACATCCTGTCTCGACTTTGCCCACTCCTCTCTCTCGATGACAGTGGTTGCATCGTCCCCTTTAGTCTGTTATAGTGATGATATCATTAGCCCAAATTACCTTAGGAGCCCAATTTAACAAAACAAAATGCTACATATCAGAAGTGAGCATGCTACCTTGTCGATTATCCTGAAAGACTCCCCTCCATCACGTATGAGTAGCAGATCATTTCGcctatctcttttctttccttcagGAACACTAACCTGTCATAGAAGCGTGGATATTAGTGATCAAATTAGACAGAAAGTAGGTTTTTTGTATTTTAGTACTTGGTGCCATGTGGATTTTTCTCAGAGAGCATATAACCGATTGAGAATTACTCCAAAATTCTTCAGAACACAAGTCATGGAACGAAATATGTGAAAACAAATATTTAGAAGAAACTATGTTTGAATATCTTACCACAACTTTTGCTCTTGTGATTGACCTTGTTTTCGAGTCGATAACATAAATCTCCtcaaaatcaaggaaaaaaTCCGGGTCATCAGAGCGCCTGTTTCTATAGTGCTTGGTTAAGAACACCTGCAGTATAGAAAAAAGGCATAAGGCATAATTTGAACATGAAAATGACAGGGCCATAAGTGCACATGCTGAATGTATCACAATATGGAGAGGGTTAATCCACATATAATTTACATAAGCAATAGGACAATGCGGAATCACTTGTTATGTGTCAGTAACAGTCATGTTTCACATTCTAGGGTGGAATTGAGTTAAAACTGACCTGATAGAAGGTCATTAATTAATGGTAAGCAAAGCAGGATGACACAAGACATGGCTGAGCATGTCTGATTCAGCTGATTAGGGCAATCTGGCATGGACGATATGCGTTTTTAACTCACAGGCCACCACCCACAGCTACCATCACTCCATCAGCAAGCGCATTTCCTCACCAAACAACTACTACGTTCTCCTACTTGAATTTCATGGCGAGAAGCTAGGAGAAAACAAATTAATCTTTATTAATTATGAATAGTGATTTTCAAAGCACATTCAACAAGTTCATCTTGGCTTGTGGCAGAAAGAAGCTTATAGGGTGGcggaaaaaaaattaagaaaagaGAAAATTTAAAATTCTGAGCATACCTTCATAATCTCCCTCTCAGTCTTGTACATGGGATCACGCAAATGCTCAACCGGTGGCTCACTCACGTGGAAACGGCCAAAGTTTTTCTTGGTGCACCTTACATACTAGCAAATTTTAACGAGGAAAACAACAATTACACCTCAAGGCCTGTTCAGATTCGGCAGAAATAGGAAATAACTGAAACTTGAATGGGCACCTTCTGCGGCATGGGGGCAAGAACCCTCGGAATGGAGTAGATGTCAGTATCAGGCGGTGTGACATACATCTGTTGGACAGAAGGTCGTAATTCAGTAGAGTGAGCATGCCACAATGCTAAGCACGTGTCTGATAAAATGTCACACTAACAAAAAAAACAAGGCATTGTTTACAGCTAAGCCTGACGAGATGGCGCAAGCAGGTAGCTAATGACTAGCAAGCTGTAGGAAATGAGAGGATACTGTAGGTGATACCTCTCTGAAGTCGAAGACGTCGTCGTCGGGGTCGGGCACCTTCCGGATAAAGAAGTCGCAGTGGAGCAAGCTGATCTTGTGGAACTCGTCCTCGTTAACGGCGTAGTCGACGACGGTGTCGGAGGCGGATTCCTGCGTGGAGACGAAGCTCTcggcggcgaccatggcgatgTCCCCCTCCTCGGGCCCTCCCTGCGCGAGCGAAGCGGGCCTGGCGGTGACGGGGGCGAGGAGGCGGTCGTAGTCGACGTCGTAGTCCTGCTCGttgtcgacgtcgtcgtcctcgccgacgccgtcggcgtcgtcggGGTCGAAGTCGTCGTCCATGTCGTCGTCGCCGTAGGCCGCCGCGacattgcggcggcggccgggcaggGGGGAGAGGGGCGCGGCCGGGCTGGcgcggagggagagggaggagaggggagggggcaaCGCGCTGgtggggcggtggcggtggcggtggcggtgcggaTAGGGGCAGGAGACGGAGACGACGAAGggagcggtggcggccgccatTTCCTTTCCGGCTGCGGCTAGGCCTCGCCGATTTGGGTTCAGCTGGCACCAATCCTAACAGAGGATCTCGGCCCAGGAGGATAGAGCCCATCCCAAGAAACAGCATGCCCCAGGCCCAGTAAGGCACGAGGCGAATTCCCGCCGCTGCAATCCCATCGCGGCCGTCTGTTAAGAGGAGCAGAATCAACCATTGTAGCTGACGACACCATTGATCTCACTCTGACGCTGCCTTTTAATTAACGGCTAACAAAACTCATGCATTGTTATAATCGACATGGAACGCAGACAATACAAATGTTAGTGCACATATATACACACAGATAGAAGATATATATGCCATAGACAAGGTGCTTCTATAATTCA
This window contains:
- the LOC120692351 gene encoding PLASTID TRANSCRIPTIONALLY ACTIVE protein 6, chloroplastic-like, with amino-acid sequence MAAATAPFVVSVSCPYPHRHRHRHRPTSALPPPLSSLSLRASPAAPLSPLPGRRRNVAAAYGDDDMDDDFDPDDADGVGEDDDVDNEQDYDVDYDRLLAPVTARPASLAQGGPEEGDIAMVAAESFVSTQESASDTVVDYAVNEDEFHKISLLHCDFFIRKVPDPDDDVFDFREMYVTPPDTDIYSIPRVLAPMPQKYVRCTKKNFGRFHVSEPPVEHLRDPMYKTEREIMKVFLTKHYRNRRSDDPDFFLDFEEIYVIDSKTRSITRAKVVVSVPEGKKRDRRNDLLLIRDGGESFRIIDKTKGDDATTVIEREEWAKSRQDVEKHFRKLRDFDYSNWF